The proteins below are encoded in one region of Roseovarius bejariae:
- a CDS encoding XdhC family protein, producing MQQRFDDIPETALEWHRAGKGAALATVVETWGSAPRRVGSQLAISGAGEIEGSVSGGCVEGAVVAEAIDAIEDGIPVMLEYGVSDGDAFAVGLACGGTIRVLVEPVGSVMPVEILEDLVLARESRIPVAYVTGMKAERALVKEGYVERFRMDRSGFEEDGETFVAIHNPPLRMIIVGAVHIAQALVPMARIAGYDPLLIDPRESFASEERFPGETILHEWPDEGVQAFGLDQRTALVLLTHDPKLDDPALEQAMASDVFYIGALGSTRTHAKRVARLEEKGFPPDQIGRIHGPVGLDIGAAGPSEIAVSILAEATQVLRTGA from the coding sequence ATGCAGCAGCGATTTGACGATATTCCCGAAACCGCCCTTGAGTGGCACCGCGCAGGCAAAGGCGCGGCCTTGGCCACCGTGGTGGAGACATGGGGCAGCGCGCCGCGCCGGGTGGGCAGCCAGCTGGCCATTTCGGGCGCGGGCGAGATCGAGGGCTCGGTTTCGGGCGGCTGCGTCGAAGGTGCCGTCGTGGCCGAGGCGATCGATGCCATCGAAGACGGCATCCCCGTCATGCTGGAATACGGCGTAAGCGATGGCGATGCCTTTGCCGTGGGGTTGGCTTGTGGTGGTACGATCCGGGTGCTGGTGGAACCTGTCGGTTCGGTCATGCCGGTCGAGATATTGGAAGATCTGGTTCTGGCGCGTGAATCGCGCATTCCCGTGGCCTATGTCACTGGCATGAAGGCCGAGCGTGCCCTTGTCAAAGAGGGCTACGTCGAACGCTTCCGCATGGATCGCTCAGGCTTCGAGGAAGATGGCGAAACCTTTGTCGCCATTCACAACCCGCCTTTGCGGATGATCATCGTGGGCGCGGTGCATATCGCGCAGGCGCTTGTGCCGATGGCCCGGATCGCGGGTTATGACCCGCTGTTGATCGACCCACGCGAAAGCTTTGCCAGCGAAGAGCGGTTCCCGGGTGAAACCATCCTTCACGAGTGGCCCGATGAAGGGGTGCAAGCCTTCGGACTGGATCAACGTACTGCGCTGGTGTTGTTGACCCATGATCCCAAGCTGGACGACCCGGCGTTGGAACAGGCCATGGCCAGCGATGTGTTTTATATCGGGGCCCTTGGCTCGACCCGGACGCATGCCAAGCGCGTGGCGCGGTTGGAAGAGAAAGGGTTCCCCCCCGATCAGATCGGTCGCATCCATGGCCCCGTTGGCCTTGATATCGGTGCGGCGGGACCGTCCGAGATCGCCGTCAGCATCTTGGCCGAGGCCACGCAGGTCTTGAGGACAGGCGCATGA
- a CDS encoding YeeE/YedE thiosulfate transporter family protein, whose translation MTTIILAIVIGAAFGVVLDRIGATNPNWIGKMLTLTHLHLMKTILLAIGTGSILMFGGQMLGLVDVGHMSVKTAYVGVFIGGLLLGAGWAAAGYCPGTGVCAAASGRKDALFFIAGGLLGAAAYMVTYPAWKSTGLLEGEKMTLGTVPGTDYPAFVGISGDLLGIVMGLVFVAIAFGLPERLRGAGEAVAPAE comes from the coding sequence ATGACAACGATCATTCTCGCTATCGTCATCGGGGCCGCTTTCGGCGTGGTGCTCGACCGGATCGGGGCCACCAACCCCAACTGGATCGGCAAGATGCTGACGCTGACCCACCTGCACCTGATGAAAACCATCCTGTTGGCTATCGGCACCGGGTCGATCCTGATGTTCGGCGGTCAGATGCTGGGCCTTGTGGACGTGGGCCATATGAGTGTGAAAACCGCTTATGTCGGGGTCTTCATCGGCGGGCTGTTGCTGGGCGCGGGCTGGGCCGCCGCCGGGTATTGCCCGGGCACTGGCGTTTGCGCCGCCGCATCGGGCCGCAAGGACGCGCTGTTTTTCATCGCGGGCGGCCTGTTGGGGGCGGCGGCCTATATGGTCACCTACCCGGCGTGGAAATCCACCGGCCTGCTTGAGGGGGAAAAGATGACCCTCGGCACGGTGCCGGGTACCGATTACCCCGCATTCGTGGGTATCTCTGGCGATTTGCTTGGCATTGTCATGGGGTTGGTCTTCGTCGCCATCGCCTTCGGTTTGCCGGAACGCTTGCGCGGCGCGGGTGAGGCCGTGGCCCCGGCCGAGTGA
- a CDS encoding alpha/beta fold hydrolase has product MPLAVKIILACLVSLVLLWAYAQHRARLHEARAEAAFPPQGQFVQVNGHRVHALTMGEGPDLILIHGASGNIRDMTHSLAPRLAKRYRVTVFDRPGLGYTDRINTTGATIRQQAELLSAAARQLGVEAPIVMGHSYGGAVALAWAVHEPQYISALIPLASPSHPWTSPLSTYYKVLSHPVLGPLVIPLLTAFVHDDRVEREVSSIFEPNAVPDGYIDHIGAGLTLRRETLRANALQRANLLAEIEDLHGQYDRIQIPVEVVHGTADTIVGLPIHADPLVTRVPSAKLTSLPGIAHMPHHVAQDAVVKAIDRAARRAGLNPGD; this is encoded by the coding sequence ATGCCATTGGCCGTTAAGATCATCCTTGCTTGCCTCGTCTCGCTGGTGCTCCTGTGGGCCTATGCCCAACACCGCGCCCGCCTGCATGAGGCCCGCGCCGAAGCGGCCTTTCCGCCGCAGGGGCAGTTCGTTCAGGTGAACGGCCACCGGGTTCACGCCCTCACGATGGGCGAAGGCCCCGATCTGATCCTCATCCACGGGGCCAGCGGCAATATCCGCGACATGACCCACAGCCTCGCGCCGCGTCTGGCCAAACGCTACCGCGTCACGGTCTTCGACCGCCCCGGCCTTGGCTATACGGATCGCATCAACACCACAGGCGCAACAATCCGCCAACAGGCTGAACTGCTTTCGGCGGCCGCCCGGCAATTGGGGGTCGAGGCGCCCATCGTCATGGGCCATTCCTATGGTGGGGCCGTGGCGCTTGCCTGGGCCGTGCATGAACCACAGTATATCTCGGCTCTCATCCCCCTCGCCTCGCCCTCGCACCCTTGGACCAGCCCGCTTTCGACCTATTACAAGGTGCTGTCGCACCCGGTCCTCGGGCCTCTGGTCATCCCCTTGCTCACCGCCTTCGTCCATGACGACCGGGTCGAGCGCGAAGTGTCCAGCATCTTTGAGCCAAACGCCGTGCCAGACGGGTATATTGACCACATTGGCGCGGGACTGACCCTGCGACGCGAAACGCTCCGAGCCAATGCCCTGCAACGCGCCAACCTGCTGGCGGAAATCGAAGACTTGCACGGCCAATACGACCGTATCCAGATTCCGGTTGAGGTCGTCCACGGCACCGCTGACACCATTGTCGGCCTGCCCATACACGCCGACCCGCTCGTGACCCGTGTTCCAAGCGCCAAACTCACCAGTCTGCCGGGCATTGCCCATATGCCGCACCACGTCGCACAAGACGCGGTGGTCAAGGCCATAGACCGCGCCGCGCGCCGCGCCGGATTGAACCCCGGCGACTAA
- a CDS encoding ATPase, whose translation MIYQSAQDWRDAKHKRVLFYGMSGLGKTHLSNMLRDSGAWFHYSIDYRIGTRYMGELIADNAKAHAMQVPFLRDLLLTDSIYIGSNITFNNLAPVSTYLGKPGDPLKGGLPIEEYRQRQEQFRRAEIAALEDTAHFITRAESLYGYPHFVCDTGGSICEWVDGDDPDDALLSELSKHCLLVYLKGSEAHTQELIRRFDRAPKPMAYQPEFLDGAWADYLKETGNAPDKVDPDAFIRWTYARALAHRQPRYDAMAKWGVTLTADEVAGVNTADQFEDMVASALERHA comes from the coding sequence ATGATCTATCAATCGGCACAAGACTGGCGGGACGCCAAGCACAAGCGGGTTTTGTTTTACGGCATGTCGGGGCTTGGCAAGACCCACCTGTCCAACATGCTGCGGGACTCGGGTGCGTGGTTTCACTACTCGATCGACTACCGTATCGGCACCCGTTACATGGGCGAGTTGATCGCCGACAACGCCAAGGCCCATGCCATGCAGGTGCCCTTCTTGCGCGACCTGCTGTTGACCGACTCGATCTACATCGGCTCCAACATCACCTTCAACAATCTTGCCCCGGTCTCGACATACCTTGGAAAACCCGGCGACCCGTTGAAAGGCGGCTTGCCGATCGAAGAGTATCGCCAACGGCAAGAGCAATTCCGCCGAGCCGAGATAGCCGCCCTTGAGGATACAGCGCATTTCATTACCCGCGCGGAAAGCCTCTATGGCTACCCGCATTTCGTCTGCGATACCGGCGGGTCGATCTGTGAATGGGTGGATGGCGATGACCCCGACGACGCCTTGCTGTCCGAATTGTCGAAACACTGCCTGCTCGTCTACCTCAAAGGCTCCGAGGCCCATACTCAGGAACTGATCCGCCGCTTTGATCGCGCGCCCAAGCCCATGGCCTACCAGCCCGAATTCCTTGATGGTGCATGGGCCGATTACCTCAAGGAAACCGGTAACGCCCCCGACAAGGTTGATCCGGATGCCTTCATCCGCTGGACCTATGCGCGCGCCCTCGCCCACCGCCAGCCGCGCTATGATGCCATGGCGAAATGGGGCGTCACCCTGACCGCCGACGAGGTGGCCGGCGTCAATACCGCCGATCAATTCGAGGATATGGTGGCCAGTGCTCTTGAGCGCCACGCCTGA
- a CDS encoding TetR/AcrR family transcriptional regulator, with product MAKRGYHHGNLKQALVEAALLLIEAKGPAGFTLSEAAKQAGVTPAAVYRHFAGRDDLIAEAARQGYVIFADVMQYAYDEGQPSALSSFEATGRAYLAFARKYPGHYIAMFESGISVNRTPELAQIAAKARAVLERAASDLSQHIPEDKRPPAAMFSAHVWALSHGVVELFARNSPGTQSPFPPEDLLETGIGIYLRGLGLVPPDE from the coding sequence ATGGCTAAACGCGGCTATCATCACGGCAACCTCAAACAGGCCCTCGTCGAAGCCGCGCTTTTGCTGATCGAGGCCAAGGGCCCGGCCGGTTTCACCCTGTCCGAGGCCGCCAAACAGGCCGGTGTCACCCCTGCGGCTGTCTACCGCCACTTCGCAGGCCGCGACGACCTGATCGCCGAGGCCGCGCGGCAGGGCTATGTGATCTTCGCCGATGTGATGCAATACGCCTATGACGAAGGCCAACCCTCGGCCTTGTCCAGTTTCGAGGCTACGGGCCGCGCCTATCTCGCCTTCGCCCGCAAATACCCTGGCCACTATATCGCCATGTTCGAAAGCGGGATTTCCGTCAACCGCACCCCCGAACTGGCCCAGATCGCAGCCAAGGCGCGCGCTGTCCTTGAACGCGCCGCCTCGGACCTCAGCCAGCATATTCCCGAAGATAAACGCCCCCCTGCGGCCATGTTCAGCGCCCACGTCTGGGCGCTCTCGCATGGGGTCGTGGAACTGTTTGCCCGCAACTCACCGGGGACACAATCGCCCTTTCCTCCCGAAGATTTGCTTGAGACTGGCATCGGCATCTACCTGCGGGGCTTGGGATTGGTTCCGCCGGACGAATAA
- the rpsI gene encoding 30S ribosomal protein S9, giving the protein MAEEIKSLEGLEAVAEGAPVEAETETPREPVRDELGRSYATGKRKDAVARVWIKPGSGKVEVNGKEMNKYFARPVLQMILRQPFTVAGVEDQFDVMATVKGGGLSGQAGAVKHGISKALQLFDPSLRAPLKAAGFLTRDSRVVERKKFGRRKARRSFQFSKR; this is encoded by the coding sequence ATGGCTGAAGAAATCAAATCGCTCGAAGGTCTGGAAGCCGTCGCCGAAGGCGCGCCCGTCGAGGCCGAAACCGAAACCCCGCGTGAGCCCGTCCGTGACGAATTGGGCCGCTCCTATGCCACCGGCAAGCGGAAAGACGCGGTTGCCCGTGTCTGGATCAAGCCCGGTTCGGGCAAGGTCGAGGTGAACGGCAAGGAGATGAACAAGTACTTTGCGCGCCCCGTGCTGCAAATGATCTTGCGCCAGCCCTTCACCGTGGCCGGTGTCGAGGATCAGTTCGACGTGATGGCAACCGTCAAGGGCGGTGGCTTGTCGGGTCAGGCCGGTGCGGTCAAGCACGGCATCTCGAAGGCGCTGCAACTTTTCGACCCGTCGCTGCGCGCACCGCTGAAAGCCGCAGGGTTCCTGACCCGCGACAGCCGCGTGGTGGAACGGAAAAAGTTCGGTCGCCGCAAAGCGCGCCGGAGCTTCCAGTTCTCGAAGCGTTAA
- the rplM gene encoding 50S ribosomal protein L13 has translation MKTFSATPADIDKKWILIDAEGVVLGRLASIIAMRLRGKHKASFTPNMDMGDNVIVINADKVQVTGNKRDKENYWHTGYPGGIKSRTTGQILEGDHPERVVMQAVKRMLPGNRLARKQMTNLRVYAGAEHPHEAQSPEVLDVKNKNSKNTRVAY, from the coding sequence ATGAAAACTTTTTCTGCGACTCCGGCAGATATCGACAAGAAATGGATCCTGATCGACGCGGAAGGCGTCGTTCTGGGCCGTCTCGCCTCGATCATCGCCATGCGCCTGCGCGGTAAGCACAAGGCCTCGTTCACGCCCAACATGGACATGGGTGACAACGTGATCGTCATCAATGCCGACAAGGTCCAGGTGACCGGCAACAAGCGTGACAAAGAGAACTACTGGCACACCGGGTACCCGGGCGGCATCAAATCCCGCACCACCGGCCAGATCCTTGAAGGCGACCACCCCGAGCGCGTGGTCATGCAGGCCGTCAAGCGCATGCTGCCGGGCAACCGCCTGGCCCGCAAGCAGATGACCAACCTGCGCGTCTACGCCGGCGCCGAGCATCCCCACGAGGCACAAAGCCCCGAGGTGCTGGACGTCAAGAACAAGAACTCCAAGAACACGCGGGTGGCTTACTGA
- the ppk2 gene encoding polyphosphate kinase 2, with product MDLPFDGAITKFYEDDAPKDIRNAIKRAEKGDVLDPDYPHSERLPRKHYEKDLEALQVELVKLQAWAKETGARIAIVFEGRDAAGKGGTIKRFREYLNPRGARVVALSKPSDTEQTQWYFQRYIDHLPAGGEIVFYDRSWYNRGVVEKVFGFCTDDQREHFFAQVPDFEKMLVDEGIHLFKFWLNVGRAEQLRRFLKREASPLKQWKLSRIDVEGLKKWDDYSAAISETLERSHTDHAPWTIIRSDDKRRARVEAIRHVLRDIDYTRKDKKSVGKPDKEVCGGPEIWDG from the coding sequence ATGGACCTGCCATTCGACGGTGCAATCACCAAGTTCTACGAAGACGATGCGCCCAAAGACATCCGCAACGCCATAAAGCGCGCGGAGAAGGGGGATGTTCTCGACCCCGACTATCCCCATTCCGAACGCTTGCCACGTAAACACTACGAAAAAGACCTTGAAGCACTTCAAGTCGAACTGGTCAAATTGCAGGCTTGGGCCAAAGAGACCGGCGCCCGCATTGCTATCGTCTTCGAAGGTCGTGATGCTGCCGGAAAAGGCGGCACAATCAAACGCTTCCGCGAATACCTTAATCCACGCGGCGCGCGTGTCGTGGCGCTCTCCAAGCCCTCGGATACCGAACAGACGCAATGGTATTTCCAACGCTATATCGATCACCTGCCAGCCGGTGGCGAGATCGTGTTTTATGACCGCAGTTGGTACAATCGCGGTGTTGTCGAAAAGGTTTTCGGCTTTTGCACCGACGACCAGCGCGAACATTTCTTCGCCCAAGTGCCCGATTTCGAGAAAATGCTCGTGGATGAGGGCATTCACCTCTTCAAGTTCTGGCTCAACGTGGGCCGCGCCGAACAACTGCGCCGGTTTCTCAAGCGCGAGGCCAGCCCCCTCAAGCAATGGAAGCTCAGCCGGATCGACGTCGAGGGTCTGAAGAAATGGGATGATTACTCGGCGGCAATTTCCGAAACGCTCGAACGCTCACATACCGATCATGCCCCATGGACCATCATCCGCTCCGATGACAAACGCCGTGCGCGCGTCGAGGCCATCCGCCATGTCCTGCGCGACATCGACTATACTCGCAAAGACAAGAAATCAGTCGGTAAACCCGATAAAGAGGTCTGCGGCGGCCCCGAGATCTGGGATGGCTAA
- a CDS encoding molybdopterin-binding protein, producing MKFGPVPVDQAEGAILAHSMKLPEGRLRKGLVLGARHLEAIKAAGEGEVIVAQLGSDDVHEDDAARVLAEALAEGAEGVHLTAPFTGRVNVIADGPGVVLLDEAQIHAANMVNPMITVATVAPFHQLAAGGMVATIKMISYAVSEQDLGKAVEAARGAVQFAQPVHATASLILTHIPGSPGNKGIEAVERRVDGLGMKLIETLRCDHDEDMLARTITQAKGDVVLILTASATSDPADTAPAALRRAGGQVERFGLPVDPGNLLFLGDLDGQPVIGLPGSARSPVLHGADWVLARVACGVPIASRDMARMGVGGLLKEIPTRPQPRHAPKSKPE from the coding sequence ATGAAATTCGGCCCCGTGCCCGTGGATCAGGCCGAGGGGGCGATCTTGGCCCATTCGATGAAGCTGCCCGAGGGGCGGTTGCGCAAGGGATTGGTTCTTGGGGCCAGGCATCTTGAGGCGATCAAGGCGGCAGGAGAGGGGGAGGTGATCGTTGCCCAGCTTGGGAGCGACGATGTGCACGAAGACGATGCCGCACGGGTCTTGGCCGAGGCCCTGGCCGAGGGGGCGGAGGGCGTTCACCTGACCGCGCCTTTTACCGGGCGGGTCAATGTCATTGCCGATGGCCCCGGTGTGGTGCTTCTGGACGAGGCGCAGATTCATGCGGCCAACATGGTGAATCCGATGATTACCGTGGCCACGGTGGCCCCGTTCCATCAATTGGCCGCGGGAGGCATGGTGGCGACCATCAAGATGATCTCTTATGCCGTGTCGGAACAGGACTTGGGCAAAGCGGTCGAGGCGGCGCGCGGTGCCGTCCAATTTGCTCAACCCGTGCATGCAACGGCCAGCCTGATCCTGACCCACATTCCCGGCAGCCCGGGTAACAAGGGCATCGAGGCCGTGGAGCGGCGGGTGGATGGTTTGGGCATGAAACTGATCGAAACCCTGCGCTGCGATCATGACGAGGATATGCTGGCCCGGACCATCACGCAGGCCAAGGGGGATGTCGTGCTGATCCTGACAGCATCAGCCACGTCGGACCCCGCCGATACCGCGCCTGCCGCCTTGCGGCGGGCAGGCGGGCAGGTAGAGCGCTTTGGTCTGCCTGTGGACCCCGGTAACCTGCTGTTTCTGGGCGATTTGGATGGGCAGCCGGTGATTGGCCTGCCGGGCAGCGCGCGGTCCCCTGTGTTGCACGGGGCCGATTGGGTTTTGGCGCGGGTGGCATGCGGGGTGCCGATTGCATCGCGGGACATGGCGCGCATGGGGGTAGGGGGCTTGCTCAAGGAAATCCCCACGCGCCCACAGCCCCGCCACGCGCCCAAGTCCAAGCCCGAGTAA
- the metA gene encoding homoserine O-acetyltransferase MetA, with protein MPIKIPEDLPAYDVLTREGVMVMSEDQASRQDIRPLRIGLLNLMPKKIQTENQFARLIGATPLQIELSLIRMSEHRTRNTAADHMKSFYRPFADVAATGEKFDGLVITGAPIEHLDFADVTYWDELREIFDWTQTHVHSTFGVCWGGMAMINHFHGVKKHLLDHKAFGCFRHRNMAPASPFLRGFSDDCVIPVSRWTEMRKDEIDAVPGLHILLHSDEVGPCLVEDPAHRALYIFNHLEYDSDTLKQEYDRDVANDTPINVPCNYYPEDDPSRPPQNRWRSHAHLLYGNWINEIYQSTPFDMNAIGR; from the coding sequence ATGCCCATCAAGATCCCTGAAGACTTGCCCGCCTATGACGTGCTCACGCGCGAAGGCGTCATGGTCATGTCCGAGGATCAGGCATCGCGTCAGGACATCCGCCCCCTGCGCATCGGGCTTCTCAACCTGATGCCGAAGAAAATCCAGACCGAGAACCAGTTCGCCCGCCTGATCGGGGCCACGCCGCTGCAAATCGAGCTCAGCCTTATCCGGATGAGTGAACACCGCACGCGCAACACCGCCGCCGATCACATGAAAAGCTTCTACCGCCCCTTCGCGGACGTGGCTGCCACTGGCGAGAAATTCGATGGCCTTGTCATTACCGGCGCCCCCATCGAACATCTGGATTTTGCCGATGTGACCTACTGGGATGAGCTGCGCGAAATCTTTGATTGGACGCAAACCCACGTCCACTCCACATTCGGAGTGTGCTGGGGCGGTATGGCGATGATCAACCACTTTCATGGTGTGAAAAAGCACCTGCTGGATCACAAGGCGTTCGGGTGTTTTCGGCACCGCAACATGGCGCCTGCCTCGCCCTTCCTGCGGGGCTTTTCGGATGACTGCGTGATCCCGGTCAGCCGCTGGACCGAGATGCGAAAAGATGAGATTGACGCCGTGCCGGGCCTGCATATCCTGCTGCACAGCGACGAGGTCGGCCCCTGTCTGGTGGAAGACCCGGCACATCGCGCGCTCTATATCTTCAACCACCTCGAATATGACAGCGATACGCTCAAGCAGGAATATGACCGCGACGTCGCCAATGACACGCCGATCAACGTGCCTTGCAATTACTACCCCGAGGACGATCCCAGCCGCCCGCCGCAAAACCGCTGGCGTAGCCACGCGCACCTGCTCTATGGCAACTGGATCAACGAGATTTACCAATCCACGCCCTTCGACATGAATGCCATTGGCCGTTAA